A single genomic interval of Solimonas sp. K1W22B-7 harbors:
- a CDS encoding FAD-dependent oxidoreductase — protein sequence MATDFNETFDFVIAGSGGGSMCAALVLRAAGKSVLILEKTDLVGGTTARSGGVMWLPDNPFMKRDGVADSYEQAARYLEALLGGQGDAPGSTPARRRRYLAESPRMLEFLAGQGVRLTRVAEWPDYYDELPGGSAAGRTVVAELFDINELGPWAKKLRPSFVQIPLPASLEEMLELPALKRSWRVKWLVLKLVWRALLARLTGKRWVAGGAALQGRMLQAALRAGVEIRTDSPVSGLVAEDGAVKGVQTTKDGRPWRVAARLGVLVNAGGFARNQRMRDRYMPGTSVQWSLAAPGDTGEMIEEMMRHGAAVAQMDERVGNQLTIPPGTEDSEIKPTAQAMTAAPHAILVDQDGMRYMNEGGSYMAYAKAMLERHKSVPAVPSWAVFDSQYMAKYMLAGTLPGSSKPQRWYDEGYLKRADSLEELARQLGMEPATLKATVERFNGFVAGNRDEDFHRGERAYDRWLGDYLQQPNPALGSIERAPFHAVPVYPGDVGTYGGVVTDEQARVLREDGSIIRGLYATGVSTASVMGRFYPGAGSSVGPSFVWGYVAARHAAGLASS from the coding sequence GTGGCGACGGATTTCAACGAGACCTTCGACTTCGTCATCGCCGGCAGCGGCGGCGGCTCCATGTGCGCGGCGCTGGTGCTGCGCGCGGCGGGCAAGAGCGTCCTGATCCTGGAGAAGACCGACCTGGTGGGCGGCACCACCGCCCGCTCCGGTGGCGTGATGTGGCTACCGGACAATCCGTTCATGAAGCGCGACGGCGTCGCCGACAGCTACGAGCAGGCGGCCCGCTATCTCGAGGCACTGCTGGGCGGGCAGGGCGATGCACCGGGCTCCACGCCGGCCAGGCGCCGGCGCTACCTGGCCGAGTCGCCGCGCATGCTGGAATTCCTCGCCGGGCAGGGCGTCCGGCTGACGCGCGTCGCGGAATGGCCGGACTACTACGACGAACTGCCCGGGGGCTCCGCCGCCGGCCGCACCGTGGTCGCCGAGCTGTTCGACATCAACGAGCTGGGCCCCTGGGCGAAAAAACTGCGACCGAGCTTTGTCCAGATTCCCCTGCCGGCTTCGCTGGAGGAGATGCTGGAACTTCCCGCCCTCAAGCGCTCCTGGCGGGTGAAATGGCTGGTGCTGAAGCTGGTGTGGCGTGCGCTGCTGGCGCGGCTCACCGGCAAGCGCTGGGTGGCCGGCGGCGCGGCGCTGCAGGGCCGCATGCTGCAGGCCGCGCTTCGCGCCGGCGTCGAGATTCGCACCGATTCCCCGGTGAGCGGGCTGGTCGCCGAGGACGGTGCCGTGAAAGGCGTGCAGACCACCAAGGACGGCCGCCCCTGGCGGGTTGCCGCGCGCCTGGGGGTGCTGGTCAATGCCGGCGGCTTTGCGCGCAACCAGCGGATGCGCGACCGCTACATGCCGGGCACCTCGGTGCAGTGGAGCCTGGCGGCGCCCGGCGACACCGGAGAGATGATCGAGGAGATGATGCGCCACGGTGCCGCCGTCGCGCAGATGGACGAGCGCGTCGGCAACCAGTTGACGATTCCGCCCGGCACGGAAGACAGCGAGATCAAGCCCACCGCCCAGGCCATGACGGCGGCGCCGCATGCCATCCTGGTCGACCAGGATGGCATGCGCTACATGAATGAAGGCGGCTCCTACATGGCCTACGCCAAGGCCATGCTGGAACGTCACAAGAGCGTGCCTGCGGTGCCGAGCTGGGCGGTGTTCGACAGCCAGTACATGGCCAAGTACATGCTCGCCGGCACCCTGCCAGGCAGCAGCAAGCCGCAGCGCTGGTATGACGAAGGTTATCTGAAGCGGGCCGACAGCCTCGAGGAACTGGCGCGGCAACTGGGCATGGAGCCCGCCACGCTCAAGGCCACGGTCGAGCGCTTCAACGGCTTTGTCGCCGGCAATCGCGACGAGGATTTCCATCGCGGCGAACGCGCCTACGACCGCTGGCTGGGCGACTACCTGCAGCAGCCCAATCCGGCGCTGGGCAGCATCGAGCGGGCGCCGTTCCACGCCGTGCCGGTCTACCCGGGCGACGTCGGCACCTACGGCGGCGTCGTGACGGACGAGCAGGCCCGCGTGCTGCGCGAAGATGGCTCGATCATTCGGGGGCTCTACGCCACCGGTGTCTCGACCGCCTCGGTGATGGGGCGCTTCTATCCCGGGGCGGGCAGCAGCGTCGGCCCGTCCTTCGTCTGGGGTTATGTCGCGGCGCGCCATGCCGCGGGCCTTGCATCTTCGTGA
- a CDS encoding SDR family NAD(P)-dependent oxidoreductase — protein sequence MNFAERYGPWALIAGASEGTGRSFAQLIASRGVNCILLGRREEPLLELAREIRERSLVDCVTGSVDLAAADAMERIVALVGPREVGLLVLNAGADPNGALFLDRDIESWLGLAQRNVMATMRCCHHFARSMKPRGRGGLLLVNSGACYGGAPYMAAYAGTKAFGLCFGDALWAELQPQGIDVLTLVLGQTDTPAFRKLLADKGLPVPDKLASPDDVAATGLERLAQGPVHHWGLADDEAGYAPSSAAARRTRIGMVARMTRRVFGGGT from the coding sequence ATGAACTTCGCCGAGCGCTACGGCCCCTGGGCCCTCATCGCGGGAGCGTCCGAGGGCACCGGCAGGTCCTTTGCGCAGCTGATCGCGTCCAGGGGCGTCAACTGCATCCTGCTGGGGCGGCGCGAGGAGCCCCTGCTGGAGTTGGCGCGGGAGATTCGTGAGCGGAGCCTGGTCGACTGCGTCACCGGCAGCGTCGACCTGGCCGCAGCCGATGCGATGGAGCGGATCGTGGCCCTGGTCGGGCCGCGCGAGGTCGGCCTGCTGGTGCTCAATGCCGGGGCCGATCCGAACGGCGCGCTGTTCCTCGATCGCGACATCGAATCCTGGCTGGGCCTGGCGCAGCGCAACGTCATGGCGACGATGCGCTGCTGTCATCACTTCGCGCGCAGCATGAAGCCGCGGGGCAGGGGTGGGCTGCTGCTGGTGAACTCGGGTGCCTGCTATGGCGGCGCTCCCTACATGGCGGCCTACGCCGGCACCAAGGCCTTCGGACTGTGCTTCGGCGATGCGCTATGGGCCGAGCTTCAGCCCCAGGGCATCGATGTGCTCACCCTGGTCCTGGGCCAGACGGACACGCCGGCCTTCCGCAAGCTGCTGGCGGACAAGGGCCTGCCGGTGCCGGACAAGCTTGCCTCGCCCGACGATGTCGCGGCCACCGGGCTCGAGCGCCTGGCACAGGGCCCGGTCCATCACTGGGGACTGGCGGACGACGAAGCAGGTTATGCGCCCAGTTCCGCGGCTGCGCGGCGGACGCGCATCGGGATGGTCGCCCGCATGACGCGGCGGGTGTTCGGCGGCGGGACTTGA
- a CDS encoding crotonase/enoyl-CoA hydratase family protein — translation MSQPFVHYSLEDRIVTLRLDRPERRNAIAELSDCEDLAAALQRAQQDNASCIVLTGAGSAFCAGGSVQAMQKREGITALDSPAATRANYRRGVQKVIEALWECELPMVAAINGPAVGLGLDLACLCDIRIASETATFASSFIRLGLVPGDGGAWILPRIVGLSAASELILTGDSIDTTAAKAMGLVSRVVAADRLMEETLSLARRITANPARTLRLSKRLLREGQQQRLSDVLQLSAAFQALAHETADHTEAVNAFVEKRPPVFTGR, via the coding sequence ATGAGCCAGCCTTTCGTCCACTACAGCCTCGAAGACCGCATCGTCACCCTGCGGCTGGACCGCCCGGAACGCCGCAACGCCATCGCCGAGCTCTCCGACTGCGAGGACCTGGCGGCCGCGCTGCAGCGGGCCCAGCAGGACAACGCCAGCTGCATCGTGCTGACCGGTGCCGGCAGCGCCTTCTGTGCCGGCGGCAGCGTGCAGGCCATGCAGAAGCGCGAAGGCATCACCGCGCTGGACAGCCCGGCGGCCACGCGCGCCAACTACCGCCGCGGCGTGCAGAAGGTGATCGAGGCGCTGTGGGAATGCGAGTTGCCGATGGTGGCGGCGATCAACGGCCCCGCCGTGGGCCTGGGCCTGGACCTGGCCTGCCTCTGCGACATCCGCATCGCCTCGGAAACCGCCACGTTCGCCTCCAGCTTCATCCGCCTGGGCCTGGTGCCGGGCGACGGCGGCGCCTGGATCCTGCCGCGCATCGTCGGCCTGTCGGCCGCCTCCGAACTGATCCTGACCGGCGACAGCATCGACACCACGGCGGCCAAGGCCATGGGCCTGGTGTCCCGCGTCGTCGCCGCCGATCGCCTGATGGAAGAAACCCTGTCACTGGCCCGGCGCATCACCGCCAACCCGGCCAGAACCCTGCGCCTGTCCAAGCGCCTGCTGCGCGAGGGCCAGCAGCAGCGCCTGTCCGACGTGTTGCAGCTGTCGGCGGCCTTCCAGGCCCTGGCCCATGAAACCGCCGACCACACCGAGGCGGTCAACGCCTTCGTCGAGAAGCGCCCGCCGGTTTTCACCGGGCGCTAG
- a CDS encoding TetR/AcrR family transcriptional regulator has translation MAYQRSALMQERLAENRQRILLSARKLVAEGGFRLASITAVAEAAGLSTGAIYRYFPSKAALFVEVLNSAVAHECEILDAIVDGQGNATLRLRAAVESFARRALKGPSLAYAFIAEPADPEVEAARLLCRRQFGDVFKRVLREGVASGEFPRQSVDVSAACIVGAFTEALVRPVEPATPRKAGEAVVRGIVDFCERAVTGSR, from the coding sequence ATGGCCTACCAGCGCTCCGCCCTGATGCAGGAACGCCTGGCGGAAAACCGCCAGCGCATCCTGCTGTCCGCGAGAAAGCTGGTGGCCGAGGGCGGCTTCCGCCTGGCCTCGATCACGGCCGTGGCCGAGGCCGCCGGCCTGTCGACCGGCGCGATCTACCGCTACTTCCCCTCCAAGGCGGCGCTGTTCGTCGAGGTGCTGAATTCCGCGGTGGCCCACGAATGCGAGATCCTCGACGCGATCGTCGACGGACAGGGCAACGCCACACTGCGCCTGCGCGCCGCGGTGGAGTCCTTTGCCCGGCGCGCCCTCAAGGGCCCCTCCCTCGCCTATGCCTTCATCGCAGAACCGGCGGACCCCGAGGTGGAGGCCGCGCGCCTGCTGTGCCGCCGCCAGTTCGGCGACGTGTTCAAGCGCGTGCTGCGCGAGGGCGTCGCCTCCGGCGAGTTCCCCAGGCAGTCGGTGGATGTCAGCGCCGCCTGCATCGTCGGCGCCTTCACCGAGGCGCTGGTGCGCCCGGTGGAACCCGCCACCCCGCGCAAGGCCGGCGAAGCCGTGGTGCGCGGCATCGTCGATTTCTGCGAGCGCGCCGTCACCGGCAGCCGCTGA
- a CDS encoding isovaleryl-CoA dehydrogenase, whose translation MSHLSLNFALGDDIDQLRDAVQEFARREVAPLAEKADRDNAFPNQLWPKLGELGILGLTVEEEYGGTNLGYLAHVVAMEEISRACSAIGLSYGAHSNLCVNQLRKNGSEAQKHKYLPKLISGQHIGALAMSEPGAGSDVVSMKLRAEKKGDRYVLNGNKMWITNGPDADTLIVYAKTDPAAKSRGITAFIIEKGFKGFSTAQKLDKLGMRGSNTCELVFQDCEVPEENVLGSEGRGAAVLMSGLDYERIVLSGGPLGIMAACMDVVQPYVRDRKQFGQAIGEFQLMQGKLADMYVGLNVCRAYVYAVARSADRGETTRKDAAGAILYSAEKATWMAGQAIQALGGNGYINEFPTGRLWRDAKLYEIGAGTSEIRRMLIGRELFVGGR comes from the coding sequence ATGAGCCATCTTTCCCTGAACTTCGCCCTCGGCGACGACATCGACCAGCTGCGCGACGCGGTGCAGGAGTTCGCCCGGCGCGAAGTGGCCCCGCTGGCCGAGAAGGCCGACCGCGACAACGCCTTCCCCAACCAACTCTGGCCCAAGCTGGGCGAGCTGGGCATCCTCGGCCTGACGGTGGAGGAGGAGTACGGCGGCACCAACCTGGGCTACCTGGCGCATGTCGTCGCGATGGAGGAAATCTCCCGCGCCTGCTCGGCCATCGGCCTGTCCTACGGCGCGCACTCCAACCTCTGCGTCAACCAGCTGCGCAAGAACGGCAGCGAGGCGCAGAAGCACAAGTACCTGCCCAAGCTGATCTCCGGCCAGCACATCGGTGCGCTGGCCATGTCCGAGCCGGGTGCCGGTTCCGACGTGGTCAGCATGAAGCTGCGCGCCGAGAAGAAGGGCGATCGCTACGTCCTCAACGGCAACAAGATGTGGATCACCAACGGTCCGGACGCCGACACGCTGATCGTCTACGCCAAGACCGACCCGGCGGCGAAGTCGCGCGGCATCACCGCCTTCATCATCGAGAAGGGCTTCAAGGGCTTCTCCACCGCACAGAAGCTGGACAAGCTGGGCATGCGTGGCTCCAACACCTGCGAACTGGTGTTCCAGGACTGCGAAGTGCCGGAGGAGAACGTGCTGGGCAGCGAGGGCCGCGGCGCCGCGGTGCTGATGTCGGGCCTGGACTACGAGCGCATCGTGCTGTCGGGCGGCCCGCTGGGCATCATGGCGGCCTGCATGGACGTGGTGCAGCCCTATGTGCGCGACCGCAAGCAGTTCGGCCAGGCCATCGGCGAGTTCCAGCTGATGCAGGGCAAGCTCGCCGACATGTACGTGGGTCTCAACGTCTGCCGCGCCTACGTCTACGCCGTGGCCCGCTCGGCCGACCGTGGCGAGACCACGCGCAAGGACGCGGCCGGCGCGATCCTGTACTCCGCCGAGAAGGCCACCTGGATGGCCGGGCAGGCGATCCAGGCCCTGGGCGGCAACGGCTACATCAACGAATTTCCCACCGGCCGCCTGTGGCGCGACGCCAAGCTCTACGAGATCGGTGCCGGCACCTCGGAGATCCGCCGCATGCTGATCGGCCGCGAACTGTTCGTGGGCGGGCGCTGA
- a CDS encoding carboxyl transferase domain-containing protein, whose translation MSNVIQSKLRSGSEEFKANAALSRKLVEELRSVTAQAALGGSEAARQKHTARGKLLARDRVDGVLDAGSPFLELSPLAAHGMYNNEIACGGVVAGIGSIAGRECMIVANDATVKGGTYYPITVKKHLRAQEVARENRLPCVYLVDSGGAFLPMQDEVFPDKEHFGRIFYNQANLSAQGIPQIACVMGSCTAGGAYVPAMSDETVIVRNQGTIFLGGPPLVKAATGEVVSAEDLGGADVHTRISGVADHFAENDHHALALVRRIVGNLNIRKQPGVDLRSPEAPLYDPEELYGAIPADTRKPYDIREVIARIVDGSRLDEFKARYGSTLITGFAHVHGYPVGIVANNGILFSESAQKGAHFIELCAQRGIPLVFLQNISGFMVGRKYENGGIAKDGAKMVTAVATAQVPKFTFLVGGSFGAGNYGMCGRAYSPRFLWSWPNSRISVMGGEQAASVLATVRRDGLEAQGKSWSAEDEEKFKAPTRQQFDAQGSPYYATARLWDDGIVDPAQTRRVLGLGLSAAFNAPIPQTRFGVFRM comes from the coding sequence ATGAGCAACGTCATCCAGTCGAAGCTGCGCAGCGGCAGCGAGGAATTCAAGGCCAACGCGGCGCTGAGCCGCAAGCTGGTGGAGGAACTGCGCAGCGTCACCGCGCAGGCCGCCCTGGGTGGCTCCGAAGCGGCGCGGCAGAAGCACACCGCCCGCGGCAAGCTGCTGGCGCGCGACCGTGTCGACGGCGTGCTCGACGCCGGCTCGCCGTTCCTGGAGCTGTCGCCGCTGGCGGCCCATGGCATGTACAACAACGAGATCGCCTGTGGCGGCGTGGTTGCCGGTATCGGCAGCATCGCCGGCCGCGAATGCATGATCGTGGCCAACGACGCCACCGTGAAGGGCGGTACCTACTACCCGATCACGGTCAAGAAGCACCTGCGTGCGCAGGAAGTGGCGCGCGAGAACCGGCTGCCCTGCGTCTACCTGGTGGACTCCGGCGGCGCCTTCCTGCCGATGCAGGACGAGGTGTTCCCGGACAAGGAGCACTTCGGCCGCATCTTCTACAACCAGGCCAACCTTTCGGCGCAGGGCATTCCGCAGATCGCCTGCGTGATGGGCTCCTGCACCGCCGGTGGCGCCTACGTGCCGGCGATGTCGGACGAGACCGTGATCGTGCGCAACCAGGGCACGATCTTCCTCGGTGGCCCGCCGCTGGTGAAGGCGGCCACCGGCGAGGTGGTGAGCGCCGAGGACCTCGGCGGTGCCGACGTGCACACGCGCATTTCCGGCGTGGCCGACCATTTCGCCGAGAACGACCACCACGCGCTGGCACTGGTGCGCCGCATCGTCGGCAACCTCAACATCCGCAAGCAGCCGGGCGTGGACCTGCGCAGCCCCGAGGCACCGCTGTACGACCCGGAGGAGCTGTACGGTGCGATCCCGGCGGACACGCGCAAGCCCTACGACATTCGCGAGGTGATCGCCCGCATCGTCGACGGTTCGCGGCTCGACGAGTTCAAGGCGCGCTACGGCAGCACCCTGATCACCGGCTTCGCCCATGTCCATGGCTACCCGGTGGGCATCGTCGCCAACAACGGCATCCTGTTCTCGGAGTCCGCCCAGAAGGGCGCGCACTTCATCGAGCTCTGCGCCCAGCGCGGCATCCCGCTGGTGTTCCTGCAGAACATCTCCGGCTTCATGGTCGGGCGCAAGTACGAGAACGGCGGCATCGCCAAGGACGGCGCCAAGATGGTCACCGCGGTGGCCACGGCGCAGGTTCCCAAGTTCACCTTCCTGGTCGGCGGCTCCTTCGGTGCCGGCAACTACGGCATGTGCGGCCGCGCCTACTCGCCGCGCTTCCTGTGGAGTTGGCCCAACTCGCGCATCTCGGTGATGGGCGGCGAGCAGGCCGCCAGCGTGCTGGCCACCGTGCGCCGCGACGGCCTGGAGGCGCAGGGCAAGAGCTGGAGCGCCGAGGACGAGGAGAAGTTCAAGGCACCGACGCGCCAGCAGTTCGATGCCCAGGGCAGCCCCTACTATGCCACCGCCCGGCTGTGGGACGACGGCATCGTCGATCCCGCCCAGACCCGCCGCGTGCTCGGCCTGGGCCTGTCCGCCGCGTTCAACGCGCCAATCCCGCAGACGCGCTTCGGCGTGTTCCGGATGTGA
- a CDS encoding acetyl/propionyl/methylcrotonyl-CoA carboxylase subunit alpha, whose product MFTKILIANRGEIACRVIATCRRLGIRTVAVYSEADAGARHVRLADEAYCVGPAASRESYLRAERIVEVARRSGAQAVHPGYGFLSENEGFAEACAAAGIAFIGPPVTAIRAMGSKSAAKALMEKAAVPLVPGYHGDEQAPAFLRTQADRIGYPVLIKASAGGGGKGMRVVESSEAFEAALASCQREARASFGDDRVLVEKYLQRPRHIEIQVFGDSQGNIVSLHERDCSAQRRHQKVVEEAPAPHMTAERRAAMGKAACDAARAVGYVGAGTVEFIADTGGEFYFMEMNTRLQVEHPVTEMITGLDLVEWQLRVASGEPLPLRQEQVPLRGHSIEVRVYAEEPEKGFLPSIGRLAHFAPPQASAHVRVDSGVEQGDEISPHYDPMIAKLIVWDESRERATERMLRALAEFRIAGVGNNIAFLSRLVGHAEFRAGQVDTGLIERERETLLASAAAAPVTAFEAAALWRLRSEQAEARARGAATLDPQSPWAQGDGWRLNSTQSRSLRFRQGEQETAVAVGYAGGGFTVGGAAATLAGEGDALSWALGEHRAEAHVVALGEDLHVFQGGLRHLLQVVDPLAHAGEEQEAHGGLTAPMPGKIVALLVETGAVVEKGAPLLVMEAMKMEHTLCAPARGTVKAFLCTAGEQVKDGVELVDFEAAA is encoded by the coding sequence ATGTTCACGAAAATACTGATCGCAAACCGCGGCGAGATCGCCTGCCGCGTCATCGCCACCTGCCGCCGCCTGGGCATCCGCACCGTCGCGGTGTATTCCGAGGCCGATGCCGGCGCGCGCCATGTGCGCCTGGCCGACGAGGCGTACTGCGTGGGCCCCGCTGCCTCGCGCGAGAGCTACCTGCGCGCCGAGCGCATCGTCGAGGTCGCACGCCGGAGCGGCGCCCAGGCGGTGCATCCGGGCTATGGCTTCCTGTCCGAGAACGAGGGCTTCGCCGAGGCCTGCGCCGCGGCCGGTATCGCCTTCATCGGCCCACCGGTGACGGCGATCCGCGCCATGGGCTCCAAGTCCGCCGCCAAGGCGCTGATGGAGAAGGCTGCGGTGCCGCTGGTGCCGGGCTACCACGGCGACGAGCAGGCACCGGCCTTCCTGCGCACGCAGGCCGACCGCATCGGCTACCCGGTGCTGATCAAGGCCTCGGCCGGCGGTGGCGGCAAGGGCATGCGCGTGGTCGAGAGCAGCGAGGCCTTCGAGGCCGCGCTGGCCTCCTGCCAGCGCGAGGCCCGCGCCAGCTTCGGCGACGACCGCGTGCTGGTGGAGAAGTACCTGCAGCGTCCGCGTCACATCGAGATCCAGGTGTTCGGCGACAGCCAGGGCAACATCGTCAGCCTCCACGAGCGCGACTGCTCGGCGCAGCGCCGCCACCAGAAGGTGGTGGAGGAAGCGCCGGCACCGCACATGACCGCAGAGCGTCGTGCCGCCATGGGCAAGGCCGCCTGCGATGCCGCGCGCGCGGTGGGCTATGTCGGCGCCGGTACCGTGGAGTTCATCGCCGATACCGGCGGCGAGTTCTACTTCATGGAAATGAACACGCGCCTGCAGGTCGAGCACCCGGTGACCGAGATGATCACCGGCCTGGACCTGGTGGAATGGCAGCTGCGCGTTGCCAGCGGCGAGCCGCTGCCGCTGCGCCAGGAGCAGGTGCCGCTGCGCGGGCATTCGATCGAGGTGCGCGTCTACGCCGAGGAGCCGGAGAAGGGCTTCCTGCCCTCGATCGGCCGGCTGGCGCATTTCGCGCCGCCGCAGGCCTCCGCCCATGTCCGTGTCGACAGCGGCGTGGAGCAGGGTGACGAGATCAGCCCGCACTACGACCCGATGATCGCCAAGCTGATCGTCTGGGACGAGAGCCGCGAGCGCGCCACCGAGCGCATGCTGCGCGCGCTGGCGGAGTTCCGCATCGCCGGCGTCGGCAACAACATCGCTTTCCTGTCGCGCCTGGTCGGCCACGCGGAGTTCCGCGCCGGCCAGGTCGATACCGGCCTGATCGAGCGCGAGCGGGAGACGCTGCTGGCGTCCGCCGCCGCGGCCCCGGTCACGGCGTTCGAGGCTGCGGCGCTGTGGCGCCTGCGCAGCGAGCAGGCCGAGGCGCGGGCACGGGGTGCGGCGACGCTGGACCCGCAGTCTCCCTGGGCCCAGGGAGACGGCTGGCGCCTCAACAGCACGCAGTCGCGTTCGCTGCGCTTCCGCCAGGGCGAACAGGAGACCGCCGTGGCCGTGGGCTATGCCGGTGGCGGCTTCACCGTCGGCGGCGCCGCGGCGACGCTGGCGGGCGAGGGCGATGCCCTGTCCTGGGCGCTGGGCGAGCACCGCGCCGAAGCCCATGTCGTGGCGCTCGGCGAAGACCTGCACGTATTCCAGGGTGGCCTGCGCCATCTGCTCCAGGTGGTCGATCCGCTGGCGCATGCCGGCGAGGAACAGGAGGCCCACGGTGGCCTGACCGCGCCGATGCCGGGCAAGATCGTCGCCCTGCTGGTGGAAACGGGCGCCGTGGTGGAGAAGGGCGCGCCGCTGCTGGTGATGGAGGCGATGAAGATGGAGCACACGCTCTGTGCGCCGGCACGCGGCACCGTGAAGGCCTTCCTCTGCACGGCCGGGGAGCAGGTCAAGGACGGCGTCGAACTGGTCGATTTCGAGGCGGCGGCATGA
- a CDS encoding hydroxymethylglutaryl-CoA lyase — translation MSPLPRQVKLVEVGARDGLQNEPGVVATATKLALIGKLADAGLRYIEATAFVSPKWVPQMADQDTVMRGAPRREGLRYSALTPNLKGFEAALAAGAQEVAVFGAASEAFSQKNINCSITESLRRFEDVMVAARAANIPVRAYVSCALGCPYQGEVSPEQVADVAGRIYDMGCYEISLGDTVGVGTAGKTQAMIEAVARRVPLQHLAGHFHDTYGQALANVYAALQCGVAVFDSSVAGLGGCPYAAGASGNVASEDLVYLLQGLGIETGVDLAALAAAGDFISGELGRPTRSRVATAMAGRKEKQA, via the coding sequence ATGAGTCCGCTGCCGCGGCAGGTCAAGCTCGTCGAGGTCGGCGCGCGTGACGGCCTGCAGAACGAGCCCGGCGTGGTGGCCACTGCCACCAAACTCGCGCTGATCGGCAAGCTGGCCGATGCCGGCCTGCGCTACATCGAGGCCACTGCCTTCGTGTCGCCCAAGTGGGTGCCGCAGATGGCGGACCAGGACACGGTGATGCGCGGCGCGCCGCGCCGCGAGGGCCTGCGCTACTCGGCGCTGACACCGAACCTCAAGGGTTTCGAGGCGGCGCTGGCGGCCGGCGCGCAGGAGGTGGCCGTGTTCGGCGCCGCTTCCGAGGCTTTTTCGCAGAAGAACATCAACTGTTCGATCACCGAGAGCCTGCGCCGCTTCGAGGATGTGATGGTGGCGGCGCGCGCGGCCAACATTCCGGTCCGCGCCTACGTGTCCTGTGCTCTCGGCTGCCCCTACCAGGGCGAGGTTTCACCGGAGCAGGTCGCGGATGTCGCCGGGCGGATCTACGACATGGGCTGCTACGAGATTTCGCTGGGTGACACGGTCGGTGTCGGCACGGCGGGAAAGACGCAGGCGATGATCGAGGCGGTGGCGCGGCGCGTGCCGCTGCAGCACCTCGCCGGGCATTTCCATGACACCTACGGCCAGGCCCTGGCCAATGTCTATGCCGCGCTGCAATGCGGTGTGGCGGTATTCGACAGCTCGGTTGCCGGGCTCGGCGGCTGCCCCTATGCGGCGGGTGCCTCGGGTAATGTCGCCAGTGAAGACCTGGTGTACCTGCTGCAGGGCCTGGGCATCGAAACCGGCGTCGATCTTGCGGCCCTGGCGGCAGCGGGTGATTTCATTTCGGGTGAACTCGGCCGGCCGACGCGCTCGCGCGTGGCGACGGCCATGGCAGGCAGGAAGGAGAAACAGGCATGA
- a CDS encoding CoA transferase subunit A: MNKLYPSAAEALAGLVKDGMTLAVGGFGLCGIPEALIDALRDSGARELTVISNNAGVDDFGLGKLLTTRQVRKMISSYVGENKEFERQYLAGELELEFTPQGTLAEKLRAGGAGIPAFYTRTGYGTLVAEGKETRQFDGHWYVMEKSLRADISLVKAWKADTAGNLVFRKTARNFNPMCATASRMCIAEVEQIVEVGELDPDQVHTPGIYVKRMVLNATPEKRIEKRTVRQN; the protein is encoded by the coding sequence ATGAACAAGCTATACCCCAGCGCCGCGGAGGCGCTCGCGGGACTGGTCAAGGACGGCATGACGCTGGCGGTGGGCGGCTTCGGCCTCTGCGGCATCCCGGAGGCCCTGATCGACGCCTTGCGCGACAGCGGTGCGCGCGAGCTGACGGTCATTTCCAACAATGCCGGCGTCGACGATTTCGGCCTCGGCAAGCTGCTGACCACGCGCCAGGTGCGCAAGATGATCTCGTCCTATGTCGGCGAGAACAAGGAATTCGAGCGCCAGTACCTCGCCGGCGAGCTGGAGCTGGAGTTCACGCCGCAGGGCACGCTGGCGGAGAAGCTGCGCGCCGGCGGCGCCGGCATCCCGGCGTTCTACACCCGCACCGGCTACGGCACCCTGGTGGCCGAGGGCAAGGAAACCCGCCAGTTCGACGGCCACTGGTACGTGATGGAGAAGAGCCTGCGTGCCGACATCTCGCTGGTGAAGGCCTGGAAGGCCGACACCGCCGGCAACCTGGTGTTCCGCAAGACGGCGCGCAACTTCAACCCGATGTGCGCGACCGCCAGCCGCATGTGCATCGCCGAGGTGGAGCAGATCGTCGAAGTCGGCGAACTGGACCCGGACCAGGTCCATACGCCGGGGATCTACGTCAAGCGCATGGTGCTCAACGCCACGCCCGAGAAGCGCATCGAGAAACGCACCGTGAGGCAGAACTGA